The Campylobacter hyointestinalis subsp. hyointestinalis nucleotide sequence GAAAATATCTTTATAGCAGCCGCTTGCAAAGAAAAAGGAATAGCCTATTTAAAAGGTGAAGGCAAAGTTATGGTAAGAAAGATCGGCGATTTAGGGACTTCTTGTAAACCAAGTTCAAAACAAGCAGATGCAAACAAATACAGCGTAGTTGTAAATGGAAACAAATATAATGTTGAAGTTAGTGATGGATTTGATAATTTTGAGATAAAATCTGTTACAAAAGTAGAGGCTAGCAAATCAAAAGCAGAAATCAAAACAAATGATGTCAAAAGTAGCAGCGATAGTAGTAGTACCCAAAACGAGATAAAAGCCACTATGCCAGCAGGAGTATTTAAAATACTAGTAAAAGTCGGTGATACAGTTGGTAAAGGTCAAACTCTCATCATACTAGAAGCTATGAAAATGGAAATTCCTATAGAATCACCAAATGCAGGCGTAGTAAGTGAAATTTTAGTATCTCAAGGCGAAACAGTAGAAGACGGACAAGTACTTCTAAAATTATAAAAATTTATTATCCGTAGATTATCTACGGATAATTTTCAAATTCAAATTTCTTTCCTGATATGAGCAAAAATAAAAGATATATTAAGCAAAAAGTTATTACAATTTCAGCAGACTAAGAAAAAAGATTTCACAAGAGGTACAAAATGATGATAAAGGATCTAGACAAATTAGGGCTCACAGATATAAAAAACATTTATCACAATTTAAGTTATGAAGAGCTTTTTGAACACGAAAAAAACAATAATGAAGGTTATGTAACTAGCAACGGAACTTTTGGCGTGGATACTGGTATATTTACAGGTAGAAGTCCCAAAGACAAATACTTTGTAAAGCAAGAACCAAGTGAAAAACACATAGCTTGGGGTAAAGTAAATAAACCCATAAGCAAAGAGATCTTCAACAAACTATTATCAAAAGCAAAAAAGCAACTAAGCAATAAAGAAATTTACATACAAGACGTATATTGTGGCTCAAGTCTAGCAAGTAGAAAAAGCGTAAGATTCGTAACTGAAGTCGCGTGGCAAGCACACTTTGTAAAAAATATGTTTATACGCCCAACAAAATCAGAGCTTGAAAATTTCAAGCCTGATTTTATCGTATATAATGCTTGCAAATGCGTAAATGACGAGTATAAACAAGACGGTTTGAACTCAGAGGTTTTTGTAGCTTTCAATATAGAAGAAAATATCTGCGTGATCGGCGGAACTTGGTATGGCGGAGAGATGAAAAAAGGTATATTTTCTATGATGAATTACTGGCTTCCATTAGAAAATAAACTCTCTATGCACTGCTCGGCAAACGTTGGTAAAAATGGTGATACTGCACTATTTTTCGGACTTAGCGGCACTGGAAAAACGACTCTTTCAACAGATCCTAATCGCGCCTTGATAGGTGATGATGAGCACGGCTGGGACGATGAGGGTGTATTTAACTTTGAAGGCGGATGCTACGCAAAATGTATAAATTTAGATCCAAAAAGCGAACCTGAAATCTTCGGCGCGATCAAAAGAGATGCTCTTTTAGAAAATGTATGTTGTGATAAATGCGGTTGCGTAGATTATAGTGACGCTAGTAAAACAGAAAATACAAGAGTAAGCTATCCTATAGAGCATATAGAAAACCATGAGCAAAGCTTAAAAGCTGGACATCCAAAGAATATCATATTTTTAACAGCAGACGCATTTGGCGTACTTCCTCCTGTTTCAAAACTCACAAAAGAACAAGCTATGTACTACTTTTTAAGTGGATACACTGCAAAAGTAGCAGGAACAGAGCGCGGTATCACTGAGCCTCAAGCTACATTTTCAGCTTGCTTTGGCGAACCATTTATGCCTCTTCATCCGACAGTTTATGCAAGACTTCTTGGGGAAAAGATCGACAAACATCAAGTAAATGTATATCTAGTCAATACAGGCTGGAGCGGCGGTGCTTATGGTATAGGTAAAAGAATGAGCATAAAAGCCACTCGTGCTTGTATAAATGCGATACTAGATGGAAGTATAAAAAAATGCGAATTCGAGAACTTTGACAAATTTGATCTTGCGATACCAAAAGAACTTGAAGGAGTTGAAACAAAACTCTTAAATCCTTTAAATACTTGGAACGACAAAAACGAATACATAGCAGCTAGAGATAAGCTTGCGAATATGTTTGTAGAAAATTTCAAACGCTATGAAGACGTCGAAGAAGGTGTACAATTCGCAAAAGCCGGTCCAAAAAATTAATCAAATTTCCGCAGCGCAAACTTACGCGCTTGCGGATCATCATAACCTAACCTTAAATAATCTTTTAAAACCGTGTTAAGATTGCCAAATTTAAAAATACAAAAAAGGACAAAAATGCAAAAAATGTGGGAAGGGCGTTTTAGCGAAAGTAGCAGCGAACTTTTAGAATCTTTTAACGCTTCTATAGACTTCGATAAAGCTCTGTATAAGCAAGATATATTTGGCTCCATAGCTCACGCAAATATGCTAGGAACTACTGGCATACTTACAAAAGAACAAAGCGAAGCCATCGCTAACGGGCTAAGATCTGTATTAAAAGAGATAGAAGACGGCAAATTTGAGTTTAAAACACAGGACGAAGATATACATATGTCCGTTGAAAAAAGGCTTTCAGACATCATAGGAAAAGAGCTTGGCGGCAAACTCCACACAGCAAGAAGTAGGAACGATCAAGTAGCGCTTGATTTTAGATTATTTGTAAGACAAGAAACTATAAATATCTCAAAGCTCGTTCTAAATTTGATAAAAACCTTAAAAGATATCGCACTAACTAGTAAAGATATACTTATGCCTGGCTTCACTCATTTACAGCACGCTCAGCCAGTAAGCCTTAGTTTTCATATGCTAGCCTACGCATTTATGTTTAAAAGAGATTATGAAAGACTACTTTCGAGTTACGAGAGAAACGATCTCAGCCCTCTTGGTTCATGTGCACTTGCTGGAACTCCGCACCAGATAGACCGCCAAATAGTTGCAAATGAGCTTGGATTTAAAGGAGTCACTCAAAATGCTATGGATAGCGTTAGCGATCGTGACTTTGCGCTGGAAATTTTATTTAACATAAGTCTTATTTTTATGCATACATCAAGACTATGCGAAGAGCTAATCCTTTGGAGTAGTAGCGAGTTTAGATACATAACCATAAGTGATAAATTCAGTACAGGCTCTAGCATAATGCCTCAAAAGAAAAACCCAGACGTAGCAGAGCTAATCAGAGGAAAAACAGGTCGCGTTTATGGCAATCTTATAGGACTACTAACGGTTATGAAAAGCCTACCTTTAGCTTACAATAAAGATATGCAAGAAGACAAAGAAGGCGTTTTTGATAGCGTTGAGACGGCAAAAACTTCACTTGTCATACTAGAACAGATGTTAAAAACAACCAAATTCAACAAAGATTTTATGCTCAAAGCCTGCAAGACAGGTCACTTAAGTGCTACTGATTTGGCTGATTACCTAGTAAAGGAACATAAAATTCCGTTTCGTGAAGCCCACTTTATCACCGGACGCTGCGTAAAACTAGCAGAAGATAATGGCAAGGATATAAGTGAACTAAGCTTAGATGAGCTAAAAAGCATAGATAAGCGTATAGAAAACAGGGCTTTGGAAGTATTAAAACTCTTAAATTCAAAAGAAGCTAGAAAATCTATCGGTGGCACAAGCAACCAAAGCGTAGATATCCAGCTTGACCTGATAGAAGAATTTATAAAAGCAAATAGCTGATTTTAAAGACAAAAGCCGTTTTTTACGGCTTTTAGATCTTAGAATTTAAACTCGTTTATCTTACTACCTATCTCAAGAGTTTTTTTGTCAAGATCATTTGCCCTCGAGCTGATTTTATCCATCTCATCTGATATATCTTGGAGATTATCGTTTAATATTTTATTGTTTTCTAGCAGCATTTTAGTCTCGTTTTGTAGCTCTTTTGAGTCATTTATGCTATTTTGAGATACCAAACTCACTTCTTTCATTTTTTCAAGAACACTATCCATAGTGACTTTTATATCACTAGAATCATCAACAAAAGCAAAGAAATTTTTAACGTTTTGTGAAATTTGCGTGCTTAGATCGTCTATAAACTGGACTATCGTATTTATAGTCACGTCTATCTCATTTAGCGACTTTTGAGTTCTCTCGGCTAGTTTTCGCACCTCATCAGCAACAACGGCAAAACCTTTTCCATGCTCCCCTGCTCTAGCTGCTTCTATGGCTGCATTTAAAGCTAGCAAATTAGTCTGATCTGCGATATCTGTTATGGAAGTCAAAATTCCTTTTATATTTGCCACTTCTTGATTTAACAAAGCCACATCAGAAGCTAGTTTTTCTTGACTTTTCGCATCTTCGCTTACTTGAGTAGCAAATTTAGTCATACTGTTTGAAGCACTGTTTAGATCACTATGTGCTTTGATGATATCGTTCATCGCTTGATCTATCTTTTTTATACTGCTTTCTAGACAATCTTCGACTTTCATACCTATCTTGTTAGCTTTACTTGATATGCTAAATCCGTCTTTCGTACGGTTTAAAACTTCGTTTGAGCCATTTAGCATATCTTTTGAAATTTGTATATTTTGTCTGCTTTGCGAATTTAAATTTAAAAATATATCTCTTATAGGAACCAAAAACTCATCCACCGCTTGAAATATAACTCCTACTTCGTCTTTGCCTATCTTAAATTCGATATTTTGCCTAAGATCTTTTGTGTTTTTTAAATTTAAAAGATATTTTTGGATATTAAGTATCCTAGATATAGTATTTTGGACTATAAAATATCCTACTATCAAAGTAAATAGAATACAAGCTATGACCAAAATACTCATACTAATAAGGCTCGTATATGCGTTATCTTGTACTGTTTTATTGTTTGTAAGTAACTCTACTGCTAGTTTATCCTCGACATTTTTAAGTATATCTATCTTTTTGGTAAATGTATCAAATGCATATTTTCCACTTATTCCAAAGCCGCCAGTGATACTATTTTTCATAGCAGTATTTCTCATACTTTCTACAGTAGCAAAACTTTCATCTTTTTTTGCTTCTTCATATAAAGCAATATTTTTCTCACTTGCATTTTGCATAAACAACTTAAGATAAATTCCTTGAGATGCCATAGAAGTCAAAAATCTCTCATAAATTCCATCGCCAAATTTATCCATATTAAACGTATTTGAGAGTATGGCTCTTTCTATACCGACATTTTCTTTGGCATTTAAAAAGCCAAGATAAGCCGTAAGCTCTCTTGTTATGTCTGTATTTGTGCTGATCTTTGTGATCTCAGAAATGATATTCATCAAAGATGATATAGTGTTTGTATACTGACCGATCGCCATGTTTGGAGCTATGTTTAAAGAGTCTATACTCGCACGTAAAGACTTTAGATTATCAAAGTATTTTAAAGCAGACTGAATACTACTATCTAAAAGAGTATTATGGGCTTCCATATCAAATTTTTTAAGCAGATCATATACCAAAACTATCTGTTTATCGCTAAGAATTCTCTGATTTTTTAGCATATCTGCAAAATTACCGCCACCTTTTGCACCCAAGAAACCAGACGATGTGCCACGCTCTTTTTGTAACTCATGGACTACCAAAGAGATCTTTGTAGATAAGATAACACCTTCATCTAGCACCTTTGCTTCATTATAGGTTTTATATCTATCGCCGATAAGCAAAGCAGAAAAGACAACCAACAAAATAAGCGGTATAAGAACAAAAATAAGCATTTTCACTCTTATGCTAATGTTGCTTAGAAACATAATATCCTCCAAAAGATAAATTATTAAATCTTATAAATAATAATATACTAGTTATAAATTTAAATAGATTTATAATATAAGGTATACAATGACTATTATTTAATGAATTTACGATAATAAAGTGTTTTATTCTATATCTATATGGTAAATAAATAATAAATTTATTTGAAAAATAAACGGTCTTTATGGCTCTAAATATAAATTTAATTATAAATAAATTTTATAAATAAATAAAATTTAGAAGCTAAGAAATATCATAAAAATACAATATTTTTTTGATAAAAACCATAGATCACTAAAAGCTTTATTTGAAAAAACTTTTTAAAAGCGAAGTTAAATTTAAAATCTCTTCTTCTCTTTGTTCATCGCTGACATTATTTCCAAGATGCTCTTTGATGTGTCCGTCGATGACTTCTGCCATCAAAGATGTGATAGCACCTCTTGCGGCGCTGATTTGCTGAAGTACTTTAAAGCAATCTTTTTCATCTTCTAAAGCCTTTTCTAAGGCTGAAATTTGCCCTTTTATCTTTTTAATACGCAAAAGAAGCTTATCTTTATTTGCTACTATGTGAGCCATAATTTTCCTTTATATTTTTATAAGCTATACTGGGGTATAGTATCATAATTTATTTTAAAAGAGGATAAAATGATATTAAATGATATACAAAAACAATCTGCTTATGAGCATAATTTTCATTCATCAAACAATATTGCCAAGAAAAATACATTATACGCGACAATATTTACAGCAGTTATGATGATAGCAGAGATAATAGGCGGCATATACTTTGGCTCTATGGCACTTTTAGCAGATGGTTGGCATATGAGCTCTCACGCCTTAGCGCTTGGACTAGCATATTTTGCTTACATTATGTCAAGCAGATACCAAAGCGATGATAGATTTAATTTTGGCACATACAAGATAGAAATTCTCGCTAGTTATACTAGCGCGATCTTTCTTTTAGTGGTTGCGTTTTTTATGGTTTATCACTCTGTTCAAAGATTTATAAACCCAGAAGCTATAGCATACAAAGAAGCTATTTTTATAGCTATTATAGGACTTATAGTAAATTTCATCTGTGCTTGGCTCTTAAGAGGTGATCATCACGCTCATCATCACGAACATGAAAACGATCTAAATTTAAAGGCCGCTTACATACACGTTCTTACTGACGCGCTTACTTCTATTTTAGCTATCATAGCGCTAAGTTTTGGACTTATGTTTGGAGCAGATTTTCTTGATCCACTTATGGGGATAATCGGAGCTATTTTAGTTTCAGTGTGGGCTGTGGGATTGTTAAAACAATCAGGGAAAATATTACTTGACGCAAATATGAACGAACCAGTCGTTGATGAAGTCATAGATGCTTTACGCTTATTTAGAAAAGACATAATCATCAAAGATCTACATCTTTTAAAAGTAGCAAAAGATAAATACACCTGTATAATCTCTCTAAGCTCAGATGATCCCATAGATATAGATCTTCTCAAAAAAGAGCTATCCATACATAAAGAGCTAGTCCATATACTCATAGAGATATATCCAAAATAGCAAAAATCAAATGGCTAAATTTGAATTAATATTTAAATTTAGCTCCATTACATTAATGGTATTGATTATCGATAAATATATATTAAGCATTTTATAGATATAATCGTAAAATTATTTTTATAAAAGAGGCAAAATGGATCTCTCAAAACTACAAATAAACCAAAAAGCCGTATTGACTAGCATAGAAGGTATCTCTGCGACTAAAAAACGACTTCGCTCATTTGGGCTTGATGTCGGCTCTCAAATAGAAATCAAACAAAAAAGCATAACAAACTCAAATATAGAAATAGCAAGTAAATACGGACTTATAGCATTAAGAAACGAAGAAGCTAAGATGATAAGCTGTAAGTTAGTAGATGCTAAATGAAAAAAGAATTCATAGTAGCATTAGTCGGCCAACCAAACGTAGGTAAAAGTCAGCTTTTAAGCTCTATTAGTGGAGCAAACCCTAAAATAGGAAATTTCGCTGGGGTTACTGTAGATAAATATGAAGCCACGCTAGTAAAAGGCGATATCATTTTAAATTTCATCGATCTGCCTGGACTTTATAGTTTAGATGATTTTTCAAAAGATGAAAGCGTAGCAAAAGATTTTTTGATGAAAAGCAAATACGATATGATACTAAATGTCGTAGATTCAACAAATTTAGAAAGAAATTTATTTTTAACATCCGAGCTTATGGCGCTAGGTAAAAAGATGGTCGTCGCTTTAAATATGGACGATGAAGCCAAAAGCGAAGGTGTAGAGATAGATGACAAACAGCTAAGTAGCATACTAAATATCCCTGCTGTCAAAGTATCCTCCGTAAAAAAGACGAATTTTTCAAATTTACTAGATACAATTATAGATGTTCTCTCAAAACCATACACGCCAAACAAACTCAAATTTAGCGATCAGATAGAAGAAGAGCTGATATATCTAGCACAAAAAATCGATGAAGCAAATTTCAAAAAAGATGAGATTTGCTCAAGACAAGCCGCGATACTATTTTTGCTAGAAGATAAGAAATTCTACACGATGTCCCACGAAGATCCAAAAATGCTATTTTTGATACCTGAGATTAAAAAAGTATTTGATAATATCAAACAAAAGACACAAAACAGCTCCATAGAAGACGTGCTCATCGATGAATACCACTCGTTTGCAAAAGGTGCAGCCTTAGAAACTCAAAATATAAAAGCCGGAAAAAGTACAGATATAACAAAAAAGATAGATAGCATACTTATACATAGATTTTTCGGACTACCTATATTTTTATTTTTTATGTGGTTACTGTTTCAGGCCACATTTACTCTTGGTGAAGTTCCGATGCAGTACATAGAGATGGTATTTGCGTGGTTTGGAGATAGTGTAGCTGCAAATTTAAATGACGATATGCTAAAATCCATAATAGTAGATGGTATCATCGCCGGAGTCGGCACGGTGATACTGTTTTTACCAAACATTATCATTTTATTTTTAGGTATAGCGCTTTTAGAAACAACCGGATATATGGCAAGAGTCGCGTTTTTACTAGATGGATTTTTTCATAAATTCGGGCTTCACGGCAAAAGTTTCATACCGCTAGTTACAGGATTTGGATGTTCTATTCCTGCGTATATGGCAGCACGCACTTTAAAAAGTCAAAAAGACAGACTTCTTACTATGTTCATCATAGGATTTATGAGCTGTGGCGCTAGGCTTCCTGTGTATGTGCTATTTGCCGGAGCATTTTTCAAACCGGAAAATGCAGGAAACGTACTATTTTTCATCTATATATCGGGGGCTCTTTTAGGACTTATAGCAGCTAAAGTTTTACGCATTTTCGTTTTTAAAGGAAATGATGAACCATTTGTTATGGAAATGCCAAAATACAGACTCCCAAGCGTAAAACTAATCTGGCTTACCATATACTCAAAATCTATGATGTATTTAAAAAAAGCTGGTACTTTTATACTAGCAGCTTCCATTTTAGTCTGGTTTGTAAGTACTTTTCCGCAAAATCCCAACATAGAAGAGAAATACCAACAACAAATTCAAGCAGCATCCAGCGACGAGCTAAAACTAGAGCTTACTCATCAAAAAGATCAAGAGCTTATGGAAAATACGTATCTAGGAATGTTTGGTAAAGCCATAGAGCCGGTATTTGCACCGCTTGGTTTTAACTGGAAAATGTCTGTTGCCACAGTAAGTGGGCTTGCGGCAAAAGAAGTTATCGTTTCTACTTTAGGAGTTTTATACTCTTTAGGCGGAGAAGTTAGCGAAAACAATACTACTTTACAGCAAACATTAGCTAAAAATATACCGTTTGCTTCAGCTATGGCATTTATAGTATTTGTTATGGTATATCTGCCTTGTTTAGCCGCAACAGCGGTATTTTCAAAAGAAGCAGAAAGCAAAAAATACACGTTTTATCTGATAACCTTTACGTTTTGCACTGCTTGGGTACTATCTTTTGCAACTTATAAAGTCATCGTATTTTTAAATATAACGTGAGTTAATCAAGATCAGCAAGCTATATTTATTATTTATCGTTAAAATAATCAATAAAAAATGATAATTAATGAAAAACACTACTTATATACCTAACTTTGATGATAAAGATACGTTTTCTTACTCTTTACAGAGTAAATTCAAAAATCAATTTGAGAATAAATTTGATCCAAACTCATTATATATAATAAATTTATACAATAGCTTGATACCAAAACTCGATATAAATATGTTAAATTTATTTCAAATTTAACAAGATAACGAACTTCAAACACAAATGAATAGCATAATAGAGTAATTTCTATCCTCAAAACAAATATATCCCTGTGCGCCTAAAAAAGACCATATAGATAACACGTTTTTGTTGCTAAAAGACATTTAAGCGGTGGTTTTCTGCAAGGCTAATGAATGATAATAGAAAAGTTATTGTTTTATGCTCTAGAGGCTAAGTTTATACAGATGGAAGCAGATACGCAAATCTTGATTTTGCATGCCAATACCTAAAGCAATATTTTGCAAGATCATGGGTTTTAACAATTTTCATATAGTTAGGGCCGAAGGTGCATCAATGAGTAAATTTAATAAAGACGATATATGGTGTCCCCAGCGAGATTCGAACTCACGGCCTCAGAATTAGGAATTCTGCGCTCTATCCTGCTGAGCTATGAGGACAAAAGTAAAACTATGGAAAAACCGCCTAAAAGCTAGGCGGTTTGTTGATTTTTAAAACACTCTTGCAAATGTTTTATCGATTTTAGCCGTTTCTTTTCTTGATTATTTCTTCAGAAACATTTTTTGGAACTTCTTCATAGTGATCGAATTCCATAGAATAAGTAGCACGGCCTTGTGTTTGGCTTCTTAAATCTGTTGAGTATCCAAACATCTCAGCAAGCGGGCAAAATGCGCTAACTATTTTATTTCCGGCTCTTTCGTCCATAGAGTTTATCTGTCCGCGACGTTTGTTAAGATCGCCGATGACATCACCCATATACTCTTCTGGAGTTTCAACTTCAACTTTCATCATAGGTTCAAGGATAACAGCGCCGGCTTTTCTAGCGCCCTCTTTGAAGCCCATTGAAGCAGCTAGTTTAAACGCCATTTCAGATGAATCGACTTCGTGGTAGCTACCATCAAATAGTGTAACTTTAACATCCTCAACAGGAT carries:
- the pckA gene encoding phosphoenolpyruvate carboxykinase (ATP), coding for MKDLDKLGLTDIKNIYHNLSYEELFEHEKNNNEGYVTSNGTFGVDTGIFTGRSPKDKYFVKQEPSEKHIAWGKVNKPISKEIFNKLLSKAKKQLSNKEIYIQDVYCGSSLASRKSVRFVTEVAWQAHFVKNMFIRPTKSELENFKPDFIVYNACKCVNDEYKQDGLNSEVFVAFNIEENICVIGGTWYGGEMKKGIFSMMNYWLPLENKLSMHCSANVGKNGDTALFFGLSGTGKTTLSTDPNRALIGDDEHGWDDEGVFNFEGGCYAKCINLDPKSEPEIFGAIKRDALLENVCCDKCGCVDYSDASKTENTRVSYPIEHIENHEQSLKAGHPKNIIFLTADAFGVLPPVSKLTKEQAMYYFLSGYTAKVAGTERGITEPQATFSACFGEPFMPLHPTVYARLLGEKIDKHQVNVYLVNTGWSGGAYGIGKRMSIKATRACINAILDGSIKKCEFENFDKFDLAIPKELEGVETKLLNPLNTWNDKNEYIAARDKLANMFVENFKRYEDVEEGVQFAKAGPKN
- the argH gene encoding argininosuccinate lyase produces the protein MQKMWEGRFSESSSELLESFNASIDFDKALYKQDIFGSIAHANMLGTTGILTKEQSEAIANGLRSVLKEIEDGKFEFKTQDEDIHMSVEKRLSDIIGKELGGKLHTARSRNDQVALDFRLFVRQETINISKLVLNLIKTLKDIALTSKDILMPGFTHLQHAQPVSLSFHMLAYAFMFKRDYERLLSSYERNDLSPLGSCALAGTPHQIDRQIVANELGFKGVTQNAMDSVSDRDFALEILFNISLIFMHTSRLCEELILWSSSEFRYITISDKFSTGSSIMPQKKNPDVAELIRGKTGRVYGNLIGLLTVMKSLPLAYNKDMQEDKEGVFDSVETAKTSLVILEQMLKTTKFNKDFMLKACKTGHLSATDLADYLVKEHKIPFREAHFITGRCVKLAEDNGKDISELSLDELKSIDKRIENRALEVLKLLNSKEARKSIGGTSNQSVDIQLDLIEEFIKANS
- a CDS encoding metal/formaldehyde-sensitive transcriptional repressor → MAHIVANKDKLLLRIKKIKGQISALEKALEDEKDCFKVLQQISAARGAITSLMAEVIDGHIKEHLGNNVSDEQREEEILNLTSLLKSFFK
- a CDS encoding cation diffusion facilitator family transporter; amino-acid sequence: MILNDIQKQSAYEHNFHSSNNIAKKNTLYATIFTAVMMIAEIIGGIYFGSMALLADGWHMSSHALALGLAYFAYIMSSRYQSDDRFNFGTYKIEILASYTSAIFLLVVAFFMVYHSVQRFINPEAIAYKEAIFIAIIGLIVNFICAWLLRGDHHAHHHEHENDLNLKAAYIHVLTDALTSILAIIALSFGLMFGADFLDPLMGIIGAILVSVWAVGLLKQSGKILLDANMNEPVVDEVIDALRLFRKDIIIKDLHLLKVAKDKYTCIISLSSDDPIDIDLLKKELSIHKELVHILIEIYPK
- a CDS encoding FeoA family protein; amino-acid sequence: MDLSKLQINQKAVLTSIEGISATKKRLRSFGLDVGSQIEIKQKSITNSNIEIASKYGLIALRNEEAKMISCKLVDAK
- the feoB gene encoding ferrous iron transport protein B — encoded protein: MKKEFIVALVGQPNVGKSQLLSSISGANPKIGNFAGVTVDKYEATLVKGDIILNFIDLPGLYSLDDFSKDESVAKDFLMKSKYDMILNVVDSTNLERNLFLTSELMALGKKMVVALNMDDEAKSEGVEIDDKQLSSILNIPAVKVSSVKKTNFSNLLDTIIDVLSKPYTPNKLKFSDQIEEELIYLAQKIDEANFKKDEICSRQAAILFLLEDKKFYTMSHEDPKMLFLIPEIKKVFDNIKQKTQNSSIEDVLIDEYHSFAKGAALETQNIKAGKSTDITKKIDSILIHRFFGLPIFLFFMWLLFQATFTLGEVPMQYIEMVFAWFGDSVAANLNDDMLKSIIVDGIIAGVGTVILFLPNIIILFLGIALLETTGYMARVAFLLDGFFHKFGLHGKSFIPLVTGFGCSIPAYMAARTLKSQKDRLLTMFIIGFMSCGARLPVYVLFAGAFFKPENAGNVLFFIYISGALLGLIAAKVLRIFVFKGNDEPFVMEMPKYRLPSVKLIWLTIYSKSMMYLKKAGTFILAASILVWFVSTFPQNPNIEEKYQQQIQAASSDELKLELTHQKDQELMENTYLGMFGKAIEPVFAPLGFNWKMSVATVSGLAAKEVIVSTLGVLYSLGGEVSENNTTLQQTLAKNIPFASAMAFIVFVMVYLPCLAATAVFSKEAESKKYTFYLITFTFCTAWVLSFATYKVIVFLNIT